In one window of Geminocystis sp. M7585_C2015_104 DNA:
- the rpsG gene encoding 30S ribosomal protein S7: MSRRKRAKPREVPPDPVYNSRLVSMAITRIMKDGKKSLASRILYDAFKLISERTGGDPVELFEKAVKNVTPLVEVKARRVGGATYQVPVEVRPERGVSLALRWIVQFARKRSGKTMSMKLANEIMDAANETGGAIKKKEETHKMAEANKAFAHYRY, encoded by the coding sequence ATGTCTCGCAGAAAAAGAGCTAAACCAAGAGAAGTGCCACCAGATCCGGTATACAACAGCCGCTTGGTAAGCATGGCTATAACCCGGATTATGAAAGACGGAAAAAAATCCCTGGCATCCAGAATCCTCTACGATGCCTTTAAGCTCATATCCGAAAGAACTGGTGGCGACCCGGTAGAATTGTTTGAGAAAGCAGTCAAAAACGTCACCCCCCTTGTGGAAGTAAAGGCAAGAAGAGTGGGGGGCGCTACATACCAAGTACCAGTAGAAGTGCGTCCAGAAAGAGGGGTAAGTCTAGCCCTCCGTTGGATAGTCCAGTTTGCCAGGAAAAGAAGCGGCAAAACCATGTCCATGAAATTGGCCAATGAAATAATGGATGCCGCCAATGAAACAGGAGGGGCAATTAAGAAGAAAGAAGAAACCCATAAAATGGCTGAGGCCAACAAGGCTTTTGCCCACTACCGCTATTAA
- the fusA gene encoding elongation factor G, which yields MARTVPLSKVRNIGIAAHIDAGKTTTTERILFYSGVVHKMGEVHEGTTVTDWMEQERERGITITAAAISTSWRGHKINIIDTPGHVDFTIEVERSMRVLDGVIAVFCSVGGVQPQSETVWRQADRYRVPRIAFVNKMDRTGANFYKVYQQIKERLRAPAVPIQIPLGSEDNFHGVVDLVIQKAYIYKDDLGKDIEVTEIPEDYKDKAAEYRNILLEAVAELDEQLLEKYLAEEEITPEELKAVIRKGTIAGQLVPMLCGSAFKNKGIQLLLDAVVDYLPAPDEVADIKGVLPDGTEATRRSSDDEPFSALAFKIAADPFGRLTFLRVYSGVLTKGSYVYNSTKNIKERVSRLIVLKANERIEVDELRAGDLGAAIGLKKTTTGDTLCDEEHPIILESLYIPEPVISVAVEPKTVQDMDKLSKALQCLADEDPTFRVKVDPETNQTVIAGMGELHLEILVDRMLREYKVEANVGQPQVAYRESIRKKASAEGKFIRQSGGKGQYGHVVIEIEPAERGSGLQFVSQIVGGVIPKEFIPAVEQGVREACESGVIAGYPVIDLKVTLLDGSYHEVDSSEMAFKIAGSIAIREAVQKADPVLLEPMMKVEVEVPENYLGDVMGDLNSRRGLIEGMTTENGIAKVTAIVPLETMFGYATDIRSMTQGRGIFTMEFSHYAEVPGNVANNIIAKSKGIL from the coding sequence GTGGCTCGTACAGTCCCCCTGTCGAAAGTCCGTAATATAGGCATAGCCGCTCACATAGACGCGGGCAAGACAACGACAACAGAAAGAATACTCTTTTACTCCGGCGTAGTCCACAAAATGGGGGAAGTCCACGAGGGAACCACTGTAACCGACTGGATGGAACAAGAGCGGGAAAGGGGAATCACCATCACCGCCGCGGCTATCAGTACTAGCTGGCGTGGACACAAAATCAACATCATAGATACCCCAGGACACGTGGATTTCACCATTGAGGTGGAGCGCTCGATGCGAGTGCTAGACGGGGTGATCGCTGTATTCTGTTCTGTAGGGGGAGTACAACCTCAATCGGAAACGGTATGGCGACAAGCCGATCGTTACCGGGTGCCCCGTATTGCCTTCGTCAACAAGATGGACCGCACGGGCGCTAACTTCTACAAGGTATACCAGCAAATCAAAGAGCGGCTAAGAGCACCAGCTGTACCCATCCAAATACCTCTGGGCAGTGAAGATAATTTCCACGGCGTAGTGGATTTAGTTATACAAAAAGCTTACATATACAAAGACGACCTAGGGAAAGACATAGAGGTAACAGAAATACCGGAGGATTACAAAGATAAAGCGGCGGAATACCGCAATATCCTGTTGGAAGCCGTCGCTGAGTTGGATGAGCAGTTGTTGGAGAAATACCTAGCAGAAGAAGAAATCACCCCAGAGGAACTCAAGGCTGTCATCCGCAAAGGCACCATCGCCGGCCAACTAGTGCCAATGCTCTGCGGCTCGGCCTTCAAAAACAAGGGCATTCAGCTACTTCTAGATGCGGTGGTAGACTACCTGCCAGCCCCAGATGAAGTAGCAGATATTAAAGGGGTACTACCAGATGGAACAGAGGCAACCCGTCGTTCCAGTGACGACGAGCCCTTCTCCGCTCTGGCATTCAAGATAGCCGCTGACCCCTTTGGCCGTCTCACCTTCCTGCGAGTGTACTCCGGTGTACTAACTAAGGGCTCCTATGTGTACAACTCCACCAAGAACATCAAAGAAAGGGTATCCAGACTCATAGTACTCAAAGCCAATGAGCGCATTGAGGTGGACGAGTTACGAGCCGGAGATTTGGGGGCAGCCATTGGCCTGAAGAAAACTACCACCGGTGACACCCTCTGCGACGAAGAACACCCCATTATCCTAGAATCCCTTTACATCCCCGAACCGGTTATCTCCGTGGCGGTGGAACCAAAAACCGTCCAAGATATGGACAAGCTGTCCAAAGCCCTTCAGTGTCTCGCCGATGAGGACCCCACCTTCAGGGTTAAGGTGGATCCAGAAACTAACCAAACTGTGATCGCTGGGATGGGTGAACTACACCTGGAAATCCTGGTAGATCGCATGTTGCGGGAGTATAAGGTAGAAGCCAATGTGGGACAACCACAGGTGGCATACCGAGAAAGCATCCGCAAAAAAGCAAGCGCTGAGGGCAAATTCATCCGTCAAAGTGGTGGTAAAGGTCAATATGGTCACGTGGTAATCGAGATCGAACCCGCAGAAAGGGGCAGCGGTTTACAGTTCGTCTCTCAAATCGTGGGTGGGGTAATACCTAAGGAGTTCATCCCCGCTGTGGAACAGGGAGTAAGAGAAGCCTGTGAATCAGGGGTCATCGCCGGCTACCCGGTAATCGATCTTAAGGTGACCCTGTTGGATGGCTCCTACCACGAGGTGGACTCCTCGGAAATGGCCTTCAAAATCGCCGGTTCCATCGCCATCCGAGAAGCCGTCCAAAAGGCCGATCCGGTACTCCTCGAACCCATGATGAAAGTGGAAGTAGAAGTGCCGGAAAATTACCTGGGCGATGTAATGGGGGACCTTAACTCCCGTCGTGGCCTCATCGAAGGCATGACCACCGAAAACGGCATCGCTAAGGTAACCGCTATAGTGCCCCTAGAAACCATGTTTGGATATGCCACCGATATCCGCTCTATGACCCAAGGGCGTGGCATATTCACCATGGAATTCAGCCACTATGCCGAAGTCCCCGGCAATGTCGCTAACAATATCATTGCGAAAAGTAAAGGAATTCTATAA
- a CDS encoding iron-sulfur cluster assembly accessory protein: MVNITQRALAELKRLKSSQLNQEKPYLRVELVKGGCLDYIYNLRFDSHIKDSDVTLTHPSGITIVTDYDSYPHVEGLTIDYLEDLMGGSFQFKGVTMARQCTCGLSFCLENGTGTTEKS, from the coding sequence ATGGTTAACATAACACAAAGGGCACTAGCAGAATTAAAAAGACTAAAAAGTAGTCAGCTAAACCAAGAAAAGCCATATCTGAGGGTGGAACTGGTAAAGGGTGGTTGTCTGGACTACATTTACAATTTAAGGTTTGACTCCCACATAAAAGACTCAGATGTAACCCTAACCCACCCCTCGGGAATAACCATCGTTACTGACTATGACAGTTACCCCCACGTGGAAGGGCTAACAATAGACTACCTGGAAGACTTAATGGGGGGCTCGTTTCAATTTAAGGGTGTTACTATGGCACGACAATGTACCTGTGGACTGTCATTCTGTCTGGAAAACGGGACTGGAACCACGGAAAAATCCTAA
- a CDS encoding 30S ribosomal protein S12, translating to MPTIQQLIRQERIRVKRKTKSPALKGCPQRRGVCTRVYTTTPKKPNSALRKVARVRLTSGFEVTAYIPGIGHNLQEHSVVLIRGGRVKDLPGVRYHIIRGTLDATGVKDRKQGRSKYGTKRPKS from the coding sequence ATGCCAACAATACAACAACTAATACGCCAAGAGCGTATAAGGGTAAAGAGAAAAACAAAATCACCGGCACTAAAGGGATGTCCCCAACGTAGAGGTGTTTGCACCAGAGTATACACCACAACGCCCAAAAAACCGAACTCAGCCCTGAGAAAAGTGGCAAGGGTGCGTCTAACCTCGGGATTCGAGGTGACGGCATACATCCCGGGGATAGGACATAACCTACAAGAACACTCGGTAGTATTGATAAGAGGGGGAAGGGTAAAAGATTTGCCCGGTGTAAGATACCACATTATTAGGGGAACCCTCGATGCTACCGGGGTAAAGGACAGAAAACAAGGACGTTCTAAATACGGGACAAAACGTCCTAAGTCCTAA
- a CDS encoding phosphomannose isomerase type II C-terminal cupin domain gives MSKTKDNQQNTMANTSLTATTFHPHKSEIQVTETRPWGSFTVLEEGPGYKIKRIEVNPGHRLSLQMHYHRSEHWIVVSGTAKVICGDEEKIIGPNQSTYVPPCTPHRLENPGVIKLVIIEVQNGEYLGEDDIVRLQDDYARPQRET, from the coding sequence ATGAGCAAAACAAAGGATAACCAACAAAACACCATGGCAAATACTTCTCTGACAGCCACAACATTCCACCCCCATAAGTCAGAAATCCAAGTCACCGAAACTCGTCCATGGGGCAGTTTTACCGTCTTAGAAGAAGGCCCTGGCTATAAGATTAAACGCATTGAGGTTAATCCCGGCCACCGTCTCAGCCTACAGATGCACTACCATCGTAGTGAGCATTGGATAGTAGTATCAGGCACAGCAAAAGTAATATGTGGAGACGAAGAGAAGATAATAGGGCCAAATCAATCAACATATGTGCCTCCTTGTACTCCCCACCGATTGGAAAACCCAGGGGTGATAAAACTAGTAATAATTGAAGTGCAAAACGGGGAATACCTAGGAGAAGATGACATAGTCCGTTTACAAGATGACTACGCCCGTCCACAAAGAGAAACTTGA